The proteins below come from a single Zea mays cultivar B73 chromosome 8, Zm-B73-REFERENCE-NAM-5.0, whole genome shotgun sequence genomic window:
- the LOC100383666 gene encoding uncharacterized protein LOC100383666, which produces MGAAPSTPTLDVAPLTPRLGAAGAPPSPSAAEQMFAALVGEKAYPISSEFWNQLLELPLTLQWPRDRVLQACHAFAENNYKTKHLAKILIHLVCCLQECTSTTSVSSVVYQRAINAAYISSIFLKFIIENAKTDSWQELCLDIDRSEKGLEKIPAENTVEYFLMRGVLDYIGSVDVSPELCYLHHELLNLMLVLMSTQLCSGPSPEPKDVHPFIDAAMLQDSSIVASVVQKLLLNFVTRPKIPLNASHPVFSDDGRPGVLQRVGSAAANFVLLPYYYLVSSTPEGATSQLADNSLLVLLIMIHYRKCISTNESIPTNNVYTMDSNTNDKDAPVFHDNPYCKALNSAKDIQYDRADVEGNAQDRPVVRLSFASLFDAFGRCLNDESSVLLLYSLVYGNCDFQEYVLVRTDLDTLLMPILEMLYNASRKTSNQIYMLLIILLILSQDSTFNASVHQLVLPAVPWYHERLMHQTSLGSLMVVILIRTIKYNLSKLKDVYLHTNCLAILANMAPHVHRLSAYASQRLVSLFDMLSRKYAKLAELKNDKSLKVIYDQMEADIADDMSIELHIYTDFLRIVLEIIIAILTYALPRNPEVVYAVLHRQEVFEPFKNHPRFSELLENIYTVLDFFNSRMDMQQLDGEWSVDKVLEVINKTCRSWRGEGMKMFTQLRFTYEQESHPEEFFIPYAWRLVLSRGFSFNPDAINLFPVEIHLEEAPAGGQKV; this is translated from the exons ATGGGCGCGGCGCCGTCGACGCCGACGTTGGACGTGGCACCGTTGACGCCGAGGTTGGGCGCGGCAGGCGCGCCACCGTCGCCCAGCGCGGCGGAGCAGATGTTCGCGGCGCTGGTCGGCGAAAAGGCCTACCCAATCTCCTCCGAGTTCTGGAACCAGCTGCTCGAGCTGCCCCTCACCCTGCAGTGGCCGCGCGACCGCGTGCTGCAGGCGTGCCACGCCTTTG CCGAGAATAACTACAAAACAAAGCATCTTGCAAAGATTTTGATCCATTTGGTTTGTTGCTTGCAAGAGTGCACCTCAACAACTTCTGTATCTTCTGTCGTATATCAGAGGGCAATCAACGCGGCATACATATCATCCATATTTCTCAAGTTCATCATTGAAAATGCAAAAACTGACAGTTGGCAAGAGCTATGCCTTGACATTGACAGGAGTGAGAAGGGGTTGGAAAAAATTCCAGCAG AAAACACGGTGGAGTATTTTCTGATGAGAGGTGTGCTGGACTATATTGGTAGTGTGGATGTAAG TCCGGAGTTATGCTACCTACATCATGAACTCCTGAACTTGATGCTAGTTCTTATGTCAACTCAGTTGTGTTCTGGACCATCTCCAGAGCCAAAGGATGTGCATCCTTTCATTGATGCAGCTATGCTTCAG GACAGCTCCATCGTGGCTTCAGTGGTGCAAAAATTGTTGCTCAATTTTGTTACACGTCCAAAAATTCCTCTAAATGCTTCGCACCCTGTTTTCTCTGATGATGGTAGGCCTGGTGTTCTCCAACGAGTTGGCTCAGCAGCTG CAAACTTTGTCTTGTTGCCATATTACTACCTCGTAAGCTCAACTCCTGAGGGTGCGACAAGTCAATTGGCAGATAACAGTTTACTTGTTCTTCTTATCATGATCCACTACCGAAAGTGCATTTCAACTAATGAGTCCATTCCAACCAACAATGTATACACGATGGACTCAAATACCAATGACAAGGATGCTCCAGTTTTTCATGATAACCCTTACTGCAAGGCATTAAACAGTGCTAAGGACATACAAT ATGATCGTGCTGATGTTGAAGGAAATGCTCAAGATCGACCTGTTGTCAGGTTGTCTTTTGCATCGTTGTTTGATGCTTTTGGAAG GTGCTTAAATGATGAGAGCTCGGTTCTGTTGCTCTATTCTTTGGTCTATGGGAACTGCGACTTTCAGGAATATGTCCTGGTTAGAACAGACTTGGACACTTTG CTGATGCCTATCTTGGAAATGCTCTACAATGCATCAAGGAAGACTTCAAATCAGATTTACATGCTGTTGATTATTCTCCTTATCCTCAGTCAAGATTCAACCTTCAATGCTAGTGTGCACCAATTG GTGCTTCCTGCAGTTCCTTGGTACCATGAGCGCCTGATGCATCAAACGTCACTGGGATCTTTGATGGTTGTAATACTAATTCGGACCATTAAGTACAACCTCTCCAAGCTAAAG GATGTCTACCTTCACACAAACTGTCTTGCTATTTTAGCAAACATGGCTCCTCATGTGCATAGGCTGAGTGCTTATGCATCACAAAGGCTAGTTAGTCTCTTCGACATGCTTTCTCGCAA GTATGCCAAACTAGCTGAGCTAAAAAACGACAAGTCTCTGAAAGTTATATATGATCAGATGGAAGCAGACATAGCAGATGATATG tCTATAGAgcttcacatatatacagatttcTTAAGAATTGTTCTGGAGATAATTATTGCCATCCTTACATATGCATTGCCCAGAAATCCTGAG GTTGTGTATGCTGTATTGCATCGACAAGAGGTGTTTGAGCCATTTAAAAACCATCCACGTTTCAGTGAACTGCTTGAGAACATATACACA GTATTGGATTTCTTCAATAGCCGAATGGACATGCAACAATTAGATGGGGAATGGTCTGTGGATAAGGTGCTTGaagtcatcaacaaaacttgccgTTCATGGCGTGGAGAAGGGATGAAG